The Bacteroidota bacterium DNA segment ACATCCTATTTCGCATCAACTTTCGGAAATGTTTCTATCGAAGGCAAAGATATTCGTCAAGAATCACTTGCAACTCGAAAAATGATCGGCTACCTTCCCGAACACAATCCTCTTTACCCGGATATGAACGTGATTGATTATCTTGAATTTGTTGCAAAACTTCACGGAGTAAATCGTTCTAATATTGCCAAACGCATCCGGGAAATGATTAACGTGTGCGGCATTAACGGTGTAAAGCACATGGATATCGGTCAACTTTCGAAAGGTTACCGGCAACGTGTCGGACTTGCACAAGCTATGATTCACGATCCAAAAATATTGATTATGGACGAACCCACAAGCGGACTCGACCCAAATCAAATAGTAGAAATCAGGAACCTCATCAGGCAAATTGGAAAAGAAAAAACAGTGATATTGTCGACTCACATCCTGCCCGAAGTGCAGGCAACTTGCAACCGTGTTTTAATAATCAGCAAAGGAAAAATTGTTGCCGACGGAACACCCGCTGGACTGCAGAGTGGTTTTCAGGGAAGTGAACGGGTATTTGTTGAGTTGGAAACACCTGATAATTTTACTTTCGAGATGATTCAAATACGCCTCAATACAATTCCGGCTATCAAACAAATAACTCTTCTCGATAACCGCGATGGTCTGATGCGAATCAAAATCGAAGTCGAAAAAGGTATTGATACACGCAAACAAATTTTTCAGCTCTTTGTCGCTAATAAATGGAATTTATTAGAACTCCATCGTGAACAAACAAGTTTGGAAGATGTATTCCACGAACTAACATTAGAAGCAGCATAAAACAGCTTCGCTGAAATGAAAAATGAAAAATTAAAAATGAGTTATAATACATATGGATAACATAAAAACAATTTTTGCAAAAGAGTTACGGTCATTCTTCGATTCACCGATGGCTTACATCATTATTGTAGTTTTTGTAGGACTTTTAGGTTGGTTTTTTACAAGCAGTTTGTTTTTAGCAAACATTTCCACGCTGAGAACATTCTTTGAAACAGCCCCCTTTCTGCTTCTTTTTTTTGGTCCCGCAATTACTATGCGATTAATATCAGAAGAAAAGAAAGCCGGTACTATTGAATTGTTGGCAACAAAACCGATTAAAGATTTTGAAATTATAATAGGAAAATTTTTAGCCGGATGGGCACTGTACGCAATTGCCCTCGTTCCAACATT contains these protein-coding regions:
- a CDS encoding ATP-binding cassette domain-containing protein produces the protein MSIIVNNLSKHYGDVKAVDDISFEIHHGEIVGFLGPNGAGKTTTMRILTSYFASTFGNVSIEGKDIRQESLATRKMIGYLPEHNPLYPDMNVIDYLEFVAKLHGVNRSNIAKRIREMINVCGINGVKHMDIGQLSKGYRQRVGLAQAMIHDPKILIMDEPTSGLDPNQIVEIRNLIRQIGKEKTVILSTHILPEVQATCNRVLIISKGKIVADGTPAGLQSGFQGSERVFVELETPDNFTFEMIQIRLNTIPAIKQITLLDNRDGLMRIKIEVEKGIDTRKQIFQLFVANKWNLLELHREQTSLEDVFHELTLEAA